The following proteins come from a genomic window of Chanos chanos chromosome 15, fChaCha1.1, whole genome shotgun sequence:
- the LOC115828400 gene encoding protocadherin alpha-C2-like isoform X1, producing MAVAGICNCREQNVPLSLLVFLLFCGLAFGQIRFSIPEELETGAIVGDLVQNLGLDIRKLSTRRIKVTSSNGKRYVDVNPKNGKLFVNERIDRESLCDVSSTCLLNFEVLVENPLEVHNVEVEITDANDNTPQFPRDEYQLEITESALPGSRFPIEHAQDPDLGSNSVRLYRLSPNEHFALDSNKPSLNTKHVELVLKKPLDREQTPYHQLILTAADGGTPALTGTTKINVRVLDSNDNVPMFDSSVYKVKLLENSPKDTLVIKLNATDLDEGTNGEVFYSFSSYTPERVRQMFSMDTNTGEIRVRNNVDYEDTNSYEMYIQAMDKGPAAVAAHCKVVVEVVDVNDNVPEIVLSSLSSPVREDARADTVVALISVTDRDSGPNKQVSLEIPPGLPFKIKSFRNYYTLVTSAFLDRETTAAYNVTLSATDGGTPPLSSQKTIQIDVADVNDNPPRFEQTSYTVYVMENNAPGASLCTVKAHDSDVNENARITYTVLNDNNHGIPVTSYVSVKADTGVAYALRSFDFESLREFHFQVKAQDGGIPPLNRVATVYIYVMDQNDHAPEIVNPPANGTRSTETVLKNAEPGTLITKVAAYDADAGQNAWLVYVFDQATDLDLFKVHEHTGEVRTTRRVLEDNSTSFSLIVLVKDHGQPPMSSTATINVAVMEVPPKVTPDPKKIIRPHSTLLFSNVTLYLIVALTATTFVFLVTVVVLAIVRCHAYCTQPGSCSPCCVSQKTPPESGSGGGGGGGGGGGSQPNNNVVLRRDLKVEPHYIEVRGNGSLTKTYCYKTCLTATSGSDTFMFYNTGRPISGTWGSERFFTGGSGFVRRLSMPDAALQPKGPNADWRYSASLRAGVQSSVQVEESSVMQGAQGMLVQNWPTVSSAADGEGGGELSPPVGAGINSNSWSFRYGPGPGYGPPQALKPGEIPPEAFIIPGSPAIISIRQEPGVADDKGEFITFGKKEESKKKKKKKKEKKDKKEKEKEDGED from the exons ATGGCTGTTGCAGGGATATGTAACTGCAGAGAACAAAAtgtgcctctttctcttttggtatttttgttattttgtggCCTTGCATTTGGACAAATACGCTTTTCTATCCCGGAAGAACTGGAAACTGGGGCAATCGTAGGGGACCTTGTACAGAATTTGGGTTTGGATATTCGAAAGCTCTCCACCCGAAGAATTAAAGTAACCTCTAGCAATGGGAAACGGTACGTGGATGTCAACCCCAAGAATGGAAAATTATTTGTCAATGAGAGAATCGACCGTGAGAGCTTGTGTGATGTCAGTAGCACCTGCCTTTTGAATTTTGAGGTGCTCGTTGAAAATCCCTTAGAAGTGCACAACGTCGAGGTGGAGATAACGGACGCGAATGACAATACCCCGCAGTTCCCCAGAGACGAATATCAGTTGGAAATTACAGAATCGGCTTTGCCGGGGTCTCGTTTCCCTATCGAACACGCACAGGATCCAGACTTGGGGTCTAACTCTGTTCGACTGTATCGACTTAGCCCGAACGAACATTTTGCGCTTGACTCCAACAAACCCTCTTTAAATACCAAGCACGTCGAGCTCGTGCTAAAGAAGCCACTGGATCGCGAACAGACGCCTTATCATCAGTTAATCCTGACAGCGGCAGACGGCGGTACACCAGCATTGACAGGTACCACTAAAATTAATGTGCGCGTCCTGGATTCCAATGACAATGTTCCCATGTTTGACAGCTCTGTGTACAAAGTTAAATTACTGGAAAATTCACCAAAAGACACACTGGTCATTAAGCTTAATGCCACTGATCTGGATGAGGGCACAAATGGAGAAGTGTTTTATTCCTTCAGCAGCTACACCCCTGAGAGGGTCAGACAAATGTTCAGCATGGATACCAACACTGGTGAGATCAGGGTCAGAAACAACGTGGACTATGAAGATACCAACTCTTATGAAATGTACATCCAGGCTATGGACAAAGGCCCAGCTGCTGTCGCTGCGCATTGTAAAGTGGTGGTGGAGGTAGTAGATGTGAACGACAATGTTCCTGAGATTGTCCTCTCTTCCCTGTCTAGTCCTGTGCGAGAGGATGCCCGTGCCGACACTGTGGTAGCCCTTATCAGCGTTACAGACCGAGATTCTGGTCCAAACAAGCAGGTGAGCCTGGAGATCCCTCCTGGTCTACCCTTCAAAATCAAGTCCTTTAGAAACTATTACACATTAGTTACCTCTGCCTTTTTGGATCGTGAGACCACAGCAGCGTACAATGTCACACTCAGCGCCACAGATGGCGGAACGCCGCCCCTCTCCTCCCAGAAAACCATCCAGATCGATGTGGCTGATGTCAACGACAACCCCCCACGTTTTGAGCAGACATCTTACACGGTTTACGTGATGGAGAACAATGCTCCTGGAGCATCGCTCTGCACAGTCAAGGCCCACGATTCAGATGTCAACGAAAACGCTCGCATCACCTACACCGTCCTGAATGACAACAACCACGGAATCCCCGTCACCTCCTACGTGTCGGTCAAAGCTGACACAGGTGTGGCCTACGCTCTCCGCTCCTTTGACTTTGAGTCCCTTCGGGAGTTTCATTTCCAGGTCAAAGCTCAGGACGGGGGCATACCGCCTCTTAACCGGGTGGCCACGGTGTATATCTACGTGATGGATCAGAATGACCACGCGCCAGAGATTGTAAACCCTCCGGCCAACGGCACACGCTCCACGGAGACGGTGTTAAAAAACGCAGAGCCAGGGACTTTGATTACTAAGGTAGCGGCATATGATGCAGACGCAGGGCAGAACGCCTGGCTTGTATATGTCTTCGATCAGGCCACTGACCTGGATCTGTTTAAGGTTCACGAGCACACAGGTGAGGTCCGGACGACGCGCAGGGTTCTAGAGGACAATTCTACCTCCTTTAGTTTAATCGTGCTTGTTAAGGACCATGGACAGCCCCCGATGTCTTCTACTGCTACCATCAACGTGGCAGTTATGGAAGTGCCACCCAAAGTGACACCTGACCCCAAGAAGATCATTCGACCACACAGCACTCTGCTCTTCTCTAATGTTACATTGTATCTGATTGTGGCTTTGACTGCCACAACCTTTGTGTTCCTGGTGACAGTTGTGGTGTTGGCCATCGTGCGATGTCATGCCTACTGCACCCAGCCTGGCTCCTGTTCTCCATGTTGCGTGTCACAGAAGACCCCCCCAGAAAGTGGCtcagggggtgggggaggtggtggtggtggtggagggtcGCAACCTAATAACAACGTGGTTCTACGCCGTGACCTCAAGGTTGAGCCTCATTACATCGAGGTGCGGGGCAACGGCTCTCTGACCAAAACGTACTGCTACAAGACCTGTCTGACCGCCACATCTGGTAGCGACACCTTCATGTTCTACAACACAGGCCGGCCCATCAGCGGAACCTGGGGCTCTGAACGCTTCTTCACAGGTGGGAGCGGCTTCGTACGGAGACTCAGCATGCCGGATGCAGCCCTCCAG CCCAAGGGTCCAAATGCTGACTGGCGATACTCTGCTTCTTTGAGGGCAGGGGTGCAGAG ttcagtCCAAGTGGAAGAGTCTTCAGTGATGCAGGGGGCCCAGGGAATGCTGGTCCAGAACTGGCCCACTGTCTCCAGTGCTGCAG atgGGGAAGGAGGAGGTGAACTGTCTCCTCCTGTTGGGGCTGGCATCAATAGTAACAGCTGGAGTTTCCGCTACGGGCCTGGGCCAGGCTACGGCCCCCCTCAAGCCCTGAAACCGGGCGAAATCCCCCCCGAAGCGTTCATCATCCCGGGCTCCCCCGCCATCATCTCCATCCGCCAGGAGCCAGGCGTAGCGGATGACAAAGGCGAGTTCATTACTTTCGGCAAGAAAGAGGAGtctaagaagaagaaaaagaagaagaaggagaaaaaggacaagaaagagaaagaaaaagaagatggagaGGACTAG
- the LOC115828400 gene encoding protocadherin alpha-C2-like isoform X2, protein MAVAGICNCREQNVPLSLLVFLLFCGLAFGQIRFSIPEELETGAIVGDLVQNLGLDIRKLSTRRIKVTSSNGKRYVDVNPKNGKLFVNERIDRESLCDVSSTCLLNFEVLVENPLEVHNVEVEITDANDNTPQFPRDEYQLEITESALPGSRFPIEHAQDPDLGSNSVRLYRLSPNEHFALDSNKPSLNTKHVELVLKKPLDREQTPYHQLILTAADGGTPALTGTTKINVRVLDSNDNVPMFDSSVYKVKLLENSPKDTLVIKLNATDLDEGTNGEVFYSFSSYTPERVRQMFSMDTNTGEIRVRNNVDYEDTNSYEMYIQAMDKGPAAVAAHCKVVVEVVDVNDNVPEIVLSSLSSPVREDARADTVVALISVTDRDSGPNKQVSLEIPPGLPFKIKSFRNYYTLVTSAFLDRETTAAYNVTLSATDGGTPPLSSQKTIQIDVADVNDNPPRFEQTSYTVYVMENNAPGASLCTVKAHDSDVNENARITYTVLNDNNHGIPVTSYVSVKADTGVAYALRSFDFESLREFHFQVKAQDGGIPPLNRVATVYIYVMDQNDHAPEIVNPPANGTRSTETVLKNAEPGTLITKVAAYDADAGQNAWLVYVFDQATDLDLFKVHEHTGEVRTTRRVLEDNSTSFSLIVLVKDHGQPPMSSTATINVAVMEVPPKVTPDPKKIIRPHSTLLFSNVTLYLIVALTATTFVFLVTVVVLAIVRCHAYCTQPGSCSPCCVSQKTPPESGSGGGGGGGGGGGSQPNNNVVLRRDLKVEPHYIEVRGNGSLTKTYCYKTCLTATSGSDTFMFYNTGRPISGTWGSERFFTGGSGFVRRLSMPDAALQVCPTSPKGPNADWRYSASLRAGVQSSVQVEESSVMQGAQGMLVQNWPTVSSAADGEGGGELSPPVGAGINSNSWSFRYGPGPGYGPPQALKPGEIPPEAFIIPGSPAIISIRQEPGVADDKGEFITFGKKEESKKKKKKKKEKKDKKEKEKEDGED, encoded by the exons ATGGCTGTTGCAGGGATATGTAACTGCAGAGAACAAAAtgtgcctctttctcttttggtatttttgttattttgtggCCTTGCATTTGGACAAATACGCTTTTCTATCCCGGAAGAACTGGAAACTGGGGCAATCGTAGGGGACCTTGTACAGAATTTGGGTTTGGATATTCGAAAGCTCTCCACCCGAAGAATTAAAGTAACCTCTAGCAATGGGAAACGGTACGTGGATGTCAACCCCAAGAATGGAAAATTATTTGTCAATGAGAGAATCGACCGTGAGAGCTTGTGTGATGTCAGTAGCACCTGCCTTTTGAATTTTGAGGTGCTCGTTGAAAATCCCTTAGAAGTGCACAACGTCGAGGTGGAGATAACGGACGCGAATGACAATACCCCGCAGTTCCCCAGAGACGAATATCAGTTGGAAATTACAGAATCGGCTTTGCCGGGGTCTCGTTTCCCTATCGAACACGCACAGGATCCAGACTTGGGGTCTAACTCTGTTCGACTGTATCGACTTAGCCCGAACGAACATTTTGCGCTTGACTCCAACAAACCCTCTTTAAATACCAAGCACGTCGAGCTCGTGCTAAAGAAGCCACTGGATCGCGAACAGACGCCTTATCATCAGTTAATCCTGACAGCGGCAGACGGCGGTACACCAGCATTGACAGGTACCACTAAAATTAATGTGCGCGTCCTGGATTCCAATGACAATGTTCCCATGTTTGACAGCTCTGTGTACAAAGTTAAATTACTGGAAAATTCACCAAAAGACACACTGGTCATTAAGCTTAATGCCACTGATCTGGATGAGGGCACAAATGGAGAAGTGTTTTATTCCTTCAGCAGCTACACCCCTGAGAGGGTCAGACAAATGTTCAGCATGGATACCAACACTGGTGAGATCAGGGTCAGAAACAACGTGGACTATGAAGATACCAACTCTTATGAAATGTACATCCAGGCTATGGACAAAGGCCCAGCTGCTGTCGCTGCGCATTGTAAAGTGGTGGTGGAGGTAGTAGATGTGAACGACAATGTTCCTGAGATTGTCCTCTCTTCCCTGTCTAGTCCTGTGCGAGAGGATGCCCGTGCCGACACTGTGGTAGCCCTTATCAGCGTTACAGACCGAGATTCTGGTCCAAACAAGCAGGTGAGCCTGGAGATCCCTCCTGGTCTACCCTTCAAAATCAAGTCCTTTAGAAACTATTACACATTAGTTACCTCTGCCTTTTTGGATCGTGAGACCACAGCAGCGTACAATGTCACACTCAGCGCCACAGATGGCGGAACGCCGCCCCTCTCCTCCCAGAAAACCATCCAGATCGATGTGGCTGATGTCAACGACAACCCCCCACGTTTTGAGCAGACATCTTACACGGTTTACGTGATGGAGAACAATGCTCCTGGAGCATCGCTCTGCACAGTCAAGGCCCACGATTCAGATGTCAACGAAAACGCTCGCATCACCTACACCGTCCTGAATGACAACAACCACGGAATCCCCGTCACCTCCTACGTGTCGGTCAAAGCTGACACAGGTGTGGCCTACGCTCTCCGCTCCTTTGACTTTGAGTCCCTTCGGGAGTTTCATTTCCAGGTCAAAGCTCAGGACGGGGGCATACCGCCTCTTAACCGGGTGGCCACGGTGTATATCTACGTGATGGATCAGAATGACCACGCGCCAGAGATTGTAAACCCTCCGGCCAACGGCACACGCTCCACGGAGACGGTGTTAAAAAACGCAGAGCCAGGGACTTTGATTACTAAGGTAGCGGCATATGATGCAGACGCAGGGCAGAACGCCTGGCTTGTATATGTCTTCGATCAGGCCACTGACCTGGATCTGTTTAAGGTTCACGAGCACACAGGTGAGGTCCGGACGACGCGCAGGGTTCTAGAGGACAATTCTACCTCCTTTAGTTTAATCGTGCTTGTTAAGGACCATGGACAGCCCCCGATGTCTTCTACTGCTACCATCAACGTGGCAGTTATGGAAGTGCCACCCAAAGTGACACCTGACCCCAAGAAGATCATTCGACCACACAGCACTCTGCTCTTCTCTAATGTTACATTGTATCTGATTGTGGCTTTGACTGCCACAACCTTTGTGTTCCTGGTGACAGTTGTGGTGTTGGCCATCGTGCGATGTCATGCCTACTGCACCCAGCCTGGCTCCTGTTCTCCATGTTGCGTGTCACAGAAGACCCCCCCAGAAAGTGGCtcagggggtgggggaggtggtggtggtggtggagggtcGCAACCTAATAACAACGTGGTTCTACGCCGTGACCTCAAGGTTGAGCCTCATTACATCGAGGTGCGGGGCAACGGCTCTCTGACCAAAACGTACTGCTACAAGACCTGTCTGACCGCCACATCTGGTAGCGACACCTTCATGTTCTACAACACAGGCCGGCCCATCAGCGGAACCTGGGGCTCTGAACGCTTCTTCACAGGTGGGAGCGGCTTCGTACGGAGACTCAGCATGCCGGATGCAGCCCTCCAGGTGTGTCCcacctca CCCAAGGGTCCAAATGCTGACTGGCGATACTCTGCTTCTTTGAGGGCAGGGGTGCAGAG ttcagtCCAAGTGGAAGAGTCTTCAGTGATGCAGGGGGCCCAGGGAATGCTGGTCCAGAACTGGCCCACTGTCTCCAGTGCTGCAG atgGGGAAGGAGGAGGTGAACTGTCTCCTCCTGTTGGGGCTGGCATCAATAGTAACAGCTGGAGTTTCCGCTACGGGCCTGGGCCAGGCTACGGCCCCCCTCAAGCCCTGAAACCGGGCGAAATCCCCCCCGAAGCGTTCATCATCCCGGGCTCCCCCGCCATCATCTCCATCCGCCAGGAGCCAGGCGTAGCGGATGACAAAGGCGAGTTCATTACTTTCGGCAAGAAAGAGGAGtctaagaagaagaaaaagaagaagaaggagaaaaaggacaagaaagagaaagaaaaagaagatggagaGGACTAG